One stretch of Miscanthus floridulus cultivar M001 chromosome 18, ASM1932011v1, whole genome shotgun sequence DNA includes these proteins:
- the LOC136522426 gene encoding protein SMALL AUXIN UP-REGULATED RNA 51-like produces the protein MAIKKGGAAASGLKQILRRCSSLGRRQQQQQHSGEEDYNEDEEATGLPSDVPRGHFAVYVGERRRRFVVPIALLDRPEFRSLLRRAEEEFGFAGAGAGGILVLPCEEVAFRSLTSALACAGGAR, from the coding sequence ATGGCGATCAAGAagggcggcgcggcggcgtcgGGGCTGAAGCAGATCCTGAGGCGGTGCTCGAGCCTGGGGcggcgccagcagcagcagcagcacagcgGAGAGGAGGACTACAACGAGGACGAAGAGGCGACCGGGCTGCCGTCCGACGTGCCGCGGGGCCACTTCGCGGTGTACGTGGGCGAGCGGCGGCGCCGGTTCGTGGTGCCCATCGCGCTGCTGGACCGCCCCGAGTTCCGGTCCCTGCTGCGGCGCGCCGAGGAGGAGTTCGGGTTcgcgggcgccggcgccggcggcatcCTCGTCCTCCCCTGCGAGGAGGTCGCCTTCCGCTCCCTCACCTCCGCGCTCGCCTGCGCCGGCGGCGCCCGGTGA